The following proteins are encoded in a genomic region of Coffea eugenioides isolate CCC68of chromosome 6, Ceug_1.0, whole genome shotgun sequence:
- the LOC113775615 gene encoding wall-associated receptor kinase-like 1 isoform X1, with product MHHKTIMTSKYLPFSLLYLLSWIITFGICPTVGLLAKLGCSDTCGSVRIPYPFGIGPGCSLNESYTIICASSKPYLSSLNLEVLKVSLRNLTVTVNTPITAPSCSSGAQTGALSSWRSNSSDLAGTPFFYSKTYNKLVLFGCGTAVLLNQNNNKILSGCTSICKSDTPPQPININRTCYNCCETAIPFYLPKYHLNFTASRFNRGTIRSRINGTSSCSSVFLVDQSLSPVTYSQSMHSVPVVLAWTLGRDDVQAIYPCPYIITYLEMESGENMATFRCTTCGTEPEDIYINPYLQKFQCGTVFFEGFNSKSRRKHLKAALIGVSAGIGVLIFIAASFTLYELVKRRRDKMIKEKFFKRNGGLLLQQQLSADDRVINKTRIFTAKELDKVTDHFNENRVLGRGGQGTVYKGMLADGNLAAIKKSKKVDGSQLGQFINEVVILSQVNHRNVVKLLGCCLETEVPILVYEFIPNGTLDRLIHNDEEFPFTWSSRLKIAAEVAGALAYLHSAITIPIYHRDIKSSNILLDEKYIAKVSDFGISKSISIDKTHLTTQVRGTFGYLDPEYFQSSQFTEKSDVYSFGVVLVELLTRKKPVSLSGSFEDSHLGLAKRFLVMMDENRLASILDPQVLDQRIEEEVIAVAELAQRCLNLNGKERPTMKEVATVLENIKLSANRANIQVNFETQGFEKGESESVISVTNPSWTTGR from the exons ATGCATCACAAAACAATAATGACTTCCAAATATCTGCCCTTTTCCCTCTTATATTTGCTATCTTGGATCATCACTTTTGGAATATGCCCAACAGTAGGATTATTAGCTAAGCTTGGATGCAGCGACACTTGTGGCAGTGTTCGCATCCCCTATCCATTTGGAATTGGTCCTGGCTGCTCCCTCAACGAATCATACACCATAATCTGCGCTTCTTCCAAGCCATATCTGAGCAGCCTCAACCTGGAGGTGCTGAAAGTGTCGTTGCGCAACCTAACAGTAACTGTAAACACGCCAATAACAGCTCCATCCTGCAGCTCCGGAGCCCAGACAGGCGCTCTAAGCAGCTGGAGATCGAATAGCTCTGATCTTGCGGGCACCCCTTTCTTTTACTCCAAAACATACAACAAATTGGTGCTTTTTGGATGTGGAACTGCTGTCCTACTTAATCAAAACAATAACAAGATTTTATCGGGTTGTACTTCGATCTGTAAATCGGACACCCCTCCTCAACCAATCAACATTAACAGAACTTGCTACAATTGTTGTGAAACAGCCATTCCCTTCTATCTTCCCAAATACCATCTAAATTTTACAGCTTCAAGATTCAATCGTGGGACGATCAGAAGCAGAATTAATGGAACCAGTAGCTGCTCTTCTGTGTTTTTGGTTGACCAAAGCTTATCGCCGGTGACATATTCACAATCCATGCATTCAGTTCCGGTTGTTTTGGCTTGGACTCTGGGAAGAGATGATGTCCAGGCCATTTATCCTTGCCCGTACATAATAACATATCTAGAAATGGAGTCCGGTGAAAATATGGCAACATTTCGTTGTACCACATGCGGGACAGAGCCtgaagatatatatatcaacccTTATTTACAAAAATTTCAATGCGGCACAG TGTTCTTTGAAGGATTCAATTCGAAATCCAGGAGGAAGCACTTGAAAGCAGCTCTTATTG GTGTTTCCGCTGGCATAGGCGTCTTAATTTTCATTGCTGCCAGTTTCACCTTGTACGAACTAGTAAAAAGGAGAAGGGacaaaatgatcaaagaaaaatttttcaaaagaaatgGTGGACTTTTATTACAACAGCAGCTATCTGCTGATGATAGAGTTATCAACAAAACAAGGATTTTCACTGCTAAAGAGTTGGACAAGGTCACTGATCACTTCAATGAAAATCGAGTGCTCGGTCGAGGTGGCCAAGGTACTGTCTACAAAGGGATGCTAGCAGATGGAAATCTTGCAGCAATAAAGAAGTCTAAGAAGGTTGATGGAAGCCAACTGGGGCAATTTATTAACGAGGTTGTCATTCTGTCACAAGTCAATCATAGGAATGTGGTGAAATTACTGGGTTGTTGTTTGGAGACAGAGGTTCCTATTCTGGTGTATGAATTTATCCCGAATGGAACCCTCGATAGACTCATTCACAATGATGAAGAGTTCCCCTTCACCTGGAGCTCGAGGTTGAAAATAGCGGCAGAAGTAGCAGGGGCATTGGCATACCTACACTCTGCAATTACAATTCCTATTTATCATCGAGATATCAAGTCGAGCAACATACTCTTGGATGAAAAATACATAGCTAAAGTGTCTGATTTTGGGATTTCGAAGTCTATTTCAATTGATAAGACTCACCTAACTACTCAGGTGAGAGGTACTTTTGGCTATTTGGATCCAGAGTACTTCCAGTCGAGCCAATTTACAGAGAAAAGTGATGTTTATAGCTTTGGGGTTGTTCTGGTTGAACTCTTGACTAGAAAAAAGCCGGTATCATTGTCAGGATCATTTGAAGATAGTCACTTGGGCTTGGCAAAAAGGTTTTTGGTGATGATGGATGAAAATCGTCTCGCCAGCATTCTTGATCCACAAGTTCTAGATCAGAGGATTGAAGAAGAGGTCATTGCTGTCGCTGAACTTGCTCAAAGATGCCTAAACTTGAACGGGAAGGAAAGGCCTACCATGAAAGAAGTGGCTACAGTGTTGGAAAACATTAAACTGTCAGCAAATCGTGCAAATATTCAAGTAAACTTTGAAACTCAAGGGTTCGAGAAGGGAGAATCTGAATCAGTTATTTCTGTTACTAATCCTTCATGGACAACCGGAAGATAA
- the LOC113775615 gene encoding wall-associated receptor kinase-like 1 isoform X2: MHHKTIMTSKYLPFSLLYLLSWIITFGICPTVGLLAKLGCSDTCGSVRIPYPFGIGPGCSLNESYTIICASSKPYLSSLNLEVLKVSLRNLTVTVNTPITAPSCSSGAQTGALSSWRSNSSDLAGTPFFYSKTYNKLVLFGCGTAVLLNQNNNKILSGCTSICKSDTPPQPININRTCYNCCETAIPFYLPKYHLNFTASRFNRGTIRSRINGTSSCSSVFLVDQSLSPVTYSQSMHSVPVVLAWTLGRDDVQAIYPCPYIITYLEMESGENMATFRCTTCGTEPEDIYINPYLQKFQCGTGFNSKSRRKHLKAALIGVSAGIGVLIFIAASFTLYELVKRRRDKMIKEKFFKRNGGLLLQQQLSADDRVINKTRIFTAKELDKVTDHFNENRVLGRGGQGTVYKGMLADGNLAAIKKSKKVDGSQLGQFINEVVILSQVNHRNVVKLLGCCLETEVPILVYEFIPNGTLDRLIHNDEEFPFTWSSRLKIAAEVAGALAYLHSAITIPIYHRDIKSSNILLDEKYIAKVSDFGISKSISIDKTHLTTQVRGTFGYLDPEYFQSSQFTEKSDVYSFGVVLVELLTRKKPVSLSGSFEDSHLGLAKRFLVMMDENRLASILDPQVLDQRIEEEVIAVAELAQRCLNLNGKERPTMKEVATVLENIKLSANRANIQVNFETQGFEKGESESVISVTNPSWTTGR; encoded by the exons ATGCATCACAAAACAATAATGACTTCCAAATATCTGCCCTTTTCCCTCTTATATTTGCTATCTTGGATCATCACTTTTGGAATATGCCCAACAGTAGGATTATTAGCTAAGCTTGGATGCAGCGACACTTGTGGCAGTGTTCGCATCCCCTATCCATTTGGAATTGGTCCTGGCTGCTCCCTCAACGAATCATACACCATAATCTGCGCTTCTTCCAAGCCATATCTGAGCAGCCTCAACCTGGAGGTGCTGAAAGTGTCGTTGCGCAACCTAACAGTAACTGTAAACACGCCAATAACAGCTCCATCCTGCAGCTCCGGAGCCCAGACAGGCGCTCTAAGCAGCTGGAGATCGAATAGCTCTGATCTTGCGGGCACCCCTTTCTTTTACTCCAAAACATACAACAAATTGGTGCTTTTTGGATGTGGAACTGCTGTCCTACTTAATCAAAACAATAACAAGATTTTATCGGGTTGTACTTCGATCTGTAAATCGGACACCCCTCCTCAACCAATCAACATTAACAGAACTTGCTACAATTGTTGTGAAACAGCCATTCCCTTCTATCTTCCCAAATACCATCTAAATTTTACAGCTTCAAGATTCAATCGTGGGACGATCAGAAGCAGAATTAATGGAACCAGTAGCTGCTCTTCTGTGTTTTTGGTTGACCAAAGCTTATCGCCGGTGACATATTCACAATCCATGCATTCAGTTCCGGTTGTTTTGGCTTGGACTCTGGGAAGAGATGATGTCCAGGCCATTTATCCTTGCCCGTACATAATAACATATCTAGAAATGGAGTCCGGTGAAAATATGGCAACATTTCGTTGTACCACATGCGGGACAGAGCCtgaagatatatatatcaacccTTATTTACAAAAATTTCAATGCGGCACAG GATTCAATTCGAAATCCAGGAGGAAGCACTTGAAAGCAGCTCTTATTG GTGTTTCCGCTGGCATAGGCGTCTTAATTTTCATTGCTGCCAGTTTCACCTTGTACGAACTAGTAAAAAGGAGAAGGGacaaaatgatcaaagaaaaatttttcaaaagaaatgGTGGACTTTTATTACAACAGCAGCTATCTGCTGATGATAGAGTTATCAACAAAACAAGGATTTTCACTGCTAAAGAGTTGGACAAGGTCACTGATCACTTCAATGAAAATCGAGTGCTCGGTCGAGGTGGCCAAGGTACTGTCTACAAAGGGATGCTAGCAGATGGAAATCTTGCAGCAATAAAGAAGTCTAAGAAGGTTGATGGAAGCCAACTGGGGCAATTTATTAACGAGGTTGTCATTCTGTCACAAGTCAATCATAGGAATGTGGTGAAATTACTGGGTTGTTGTTTGGAGACAGAGGTTCCTATTCTGGTGTATGAATTTATCCCGAATGGAACCCTCGATAGACTCATTCACAATGATGAAGAGTTCCCCTTCACCTGGAGCTCGAGGTTGAAAATAGCGGCAGAAGTAGCAGGGGCATTGGCATACCTACACTCTGCAATTACAATTCCTATTTATCATCGAGATATCAAGTCGAGCAACATACTCTTGGATGAAAAATACATAGCTAAAGTGTCTGATTTTGGGATTTCGAAGTCTATTTCAATTGATAAGACTCACCTAACTACTCAGGTGAGAGGTACTTTTGGCTATTTGGATCCAGAGTACTTCCAGTCGAGCCAATTTACAGAGAAAAGTGATGTTTATAGCTTTGGGGTTGTTCTGGTTGAACTCTTGACTAGAAAAAAGCCGGTATCATTGTCAGGATCATTTGAAGATAGTCACTTGGGCTTGGCAAAAAGGTTTTTGGTGATGATGGATGAAAATCGTCTCGCCAGCATTCTTGATCCACAAGTTCTAGATCAGAGGATTGAAGAAGAGGTCATTGCTGTCGCTGAACTTGCTCAAAGATGCCTAAACTTGAACGGGAAGGAAAGGCCTACCATGAAAGAAGTGGCTACAGTGTTGGAAAACATTAAACTGTCAGCAAATCGTGCAAATATTCAAGTAAACTTTGAAACTCAAGGGTTCGAGAAGGGAGAATCTGAATCAGTTATTTCTGTTACTAATCCTTCATGGACAACCGGAAGATAA
- the LOC113774392 gene encoding protein FAR1-RELATED SEQUENCE 5-like yields the protein MEEALCPKIGMEFQSEDEAYNFYNKYGLVVGFSVRKDYLNKDKDGVVTSRRYTCCKEDFKPRYEGDVKPKRTRAETKIRCEAKMGIILNRETMKYQVRDLVIEYNHTLHISECAHMMRSQRKVSISQGTQAEIANDTGISLKQSHELMGKEAGGLGNIGYTRDDLKRYLRTKRERGLKYGEAGAMLRYFEEQKLENPSCFHAEQLDCEEQITNIFWADASMLLDYTYFGDVVTFDTTYKTNKEYRPLGVFVGFNQFRQLVIFGATLLYDETIESFKWVFGTFVEAVCGRHPKTIFTDQDAAMSAAISAVMPSTYHGLCTFHIRVNFMKHLGNYYKDGSNLPYRFAKCMYKIEDENEFIMAWDAMLKEHKLETNEWLCGIYACRKKLAKCFMKGAWTAGMRSTQLSESLNASIKNYLKLDHDLNEYDESTTMVILDQKHTTMHVEYSVSHYDGGRERRVILNPITKDITCSCNLFEQEGILCSHALKVYDMVGTKFIPDQYVTKRWTKKEGPEAASIARVENYHQIRLSLFPIDIGY from the exons ATGGAGGAAGCATTGTGTCCTAAGATCGGCATGGAGTTTCAGTCAGAAGATGAGGCATACAACTTCTACAATAAGTACGGATTAGTTGTTGGATTCAGTGTTCGGAAAGACTACTTGAACAAGGATAAAGACGGTGTAGTTACATCGAGAAGGTACACATGTTGCAAAGAAGATTTCAAACCACGGTACGAAGGAGATGTAAAACCAAAGAGAACTCGGGCTGAAACAAAAATCAGATGTGAAGCTAAAATGGGGATAATTTTGAACAGAGAAACAATGAAGTATCAGGTTCGAGATCTGGTAATCGAGTATAATCACACACTACACATTTCAGAATGTGCTCATATGATGCGTTCGCAAAGAAAAGTAAGTATTTCTCAAGGAACCCAAGCTGAGATTGCAAATGATACAGGAATATCCTTGAAACAATCCCATGAACTCATGGGAAAAGAGGCAGGTGGATTAGGCAATATTGGCTACACTCGTGATGACTTAAAACGCTATCTACGAACAAAAAGAGAGAGGGGATTAAAGTATGGTGAAGCTGGTGCAATGCTACGATACtttgaagaacaaaaattggaaaatccgTCATGCTTTCACGCAGAGCAGCTTGATTGTGAAGAAcaaattacaaatatattttgggcTGATGCATCAATGCTGCTGGATTATACCTATTTTGGGGATGTGGTTACATTTGACACCACATATAAAACTAACAAGGAGTACAGACCATTGGGCGTATTTGTGGGATTCAATCAATTTAGACAATTGGTTATTTTTGGAGCAACTCTATTGTATGATGAGACCATTGAATCATTCAAGTGGGTGTTCGGTACATTTGTAGAGGCAGTTTGTGGAAGGCACCCAAAAACCATCTTCACAGATCAGGATGCAGCCATGTCCGCTGCAATTTCAGCTGTTATGCCTTCAACATACCATGGTCTGTGCACTTTTCATATTAGAGTCAATTTCATGAAACACCTTGGGAACTATTACAAGGATGGTAGTAATCTCCCATATAGATTTGCTAAATGTATGTATAAGATAGAAGATGAAAATGAGTTTATCATGGCTTGGGATGCAATGCTAAAAGAACACAAGCTCGAAACAAATGAATGGTTGTGTGGCATTTATGCATGTCGAAAGAAATTGGCAAAATGCTTCATGAAAGGCGCCTGGACTGCGGGTATGCGTAGCACACAACTAAGTGAGAGTCTAAATGCTTCCATAAAAAATTATCTGAAACTTGATCATGACCTG AATGAATACGATGAATCCACTACAATGGTGATCTTGGACCAAAAGCATACTACAATGCATGTGGAATACAGTGTCAGTCACTATGATGGAGGAAGGGAGAGAAGAGTGATATTGAATCCAATAACTAAAGACATTACTTGTAGTTGTAATCTTTTTGAGCAGGAAGGAATCCTATGCTCACATGCTTTAAAGGTGTATGATATGGTTGGAACAAAGTTTATTCCTGATCAATATGTGACAAAGAGGTGGACAAAGAAGGAAGGTCCGGAGGCAGCGTCGATTGCAAGGGTAGAGAACTATCATCAGATCCGTCTCTCTCTATTTCCCATCGATATAGGCTATTAG
- the LOC113774391 gene encoding wall-associated receptor kinase-like 1, with the protein MSSKYLPSSLFLLGWIITFPTCPTIGSSLAKPGCNDTCGNVPIPYPFGLTPGCALHKSYIIICNASKPYLSNLNLEVLDVSLVDQTVTVNAPLTYFCNSDQAQRNGTNSSRWISLDLAGTPFLYSQIQNKLMLFGCGNVVLTQEENKGLAGCTSICQFSSSYQAATSTSCNGVNCCQTTIPFYLSKYSLNFRSLSFKRSGYCPSAFLVDQNWLPEQFSESLQFIPVVLVWTLSKVDVTVVDKCPYYNYSLYSDSGVYVEAYGCTDCPAGTYNLVYGAAINPYLQSKSRCIGRVRYFIILGAILLIGGILSTFVLCLIAAIFTMCKIVKRKRNRRMKEKFFIRNGGVLLQQQLSADGVIERTSIFTKSELSKATNRFSEDRILGQGGQGTVYKGMLTDGKIVAIKKSMKVDESQIEPFINEVIVLSQVNHRNIVKLLGCCLETEVPLLVYEFIPNGTLSSLIHNQIDDSIPFTWNFRLGIAGEVAGALAYLHSAIAIPIYHRDVKSNNILLDEKYIAKVSDFGTSRSIEADKTHTTTLVIGTFGYLDPEYFQSSQFTEKSDVYSFGVVLVELLTRKKPISASESEEDSHLNLATRFLTLMDENRVDSILDRQLLHESMEEEIMAVAKLAQRCLDLNGKNRPTMKEVAIELENIKRAAKGSTVHSQLFKQGECESVLLADTETSWTAESDSTDAVPLVWHTV; encoded by the exons ATGAGTTCAAAATACTTACCCTCCTCTCTCTTCTTGTTAGGTTGGATAATCACCTTTCCTACATGCCCGACAATTGGATCATCATTAGCTAAGCCAGGATGCAATGATACTTGTGGCAATGTTCCCATCCCTTACCCATTCGGGTTGACTCCTGGATGCGCTCTCCACAAATCATACATCATAATTTGCAATGCTTCCAAGCCATATCTAAGTAACCTCAACCTGGAGGTGCTGGACGTGTCATTGGTAGACCAAACTGTAACAGTAAATGCCCCATTGACTTATTTTTGCAACTCTGATCAAGCCCAGAGAAATGGTACCAACAGCAGCAGATGGATCAGCTTGGATCTTGCCGGAACCCCGTTCTTGTACTCACAAATACAGAACAAACTGATGCTATTTGGGTGTGGAAATGTTGTACTAACTCAAGAAGAGAACAAGGGTTTAGCAGGTTGTACATCAATTTGTCAATTCAGCAGTTCTTATCAAGCCGCTACTAGTACCAGTTGTAACGGGGTTAATTGCTGCCAAACAACAATTCCTTTCTACCTCTCCAAATACAGTCTGAATTTCAGGAGCTTAAGTTTCAAGCGGTCAGGATACTGCCCATCTGCTTTCTTGGTGGATCAGAACTGGTTGCCAGAGCAGTTTTCTGAATCTTTGCAATTTATTCCGGTTGTTTTGGTCTGGACTCTATCAAAAGTCGATGTCACAGTGGTTGATAAATGTCCATACTACAACTATAGTCTTTACTCAGACTCCGGGGTATATGTGGAAGCTTATGGATGTACAGATTGCCCAGCCGGAACTTATAATCTTGTCTACGGCGCTGCTATCAATCCATATCTACAATCAAAATCAAGATGCATCGGCCGTGTAAGATATTTTATAATCCTGGGAGCAATATTACTAATTG GTGGTATCTTAAGCACTTTTGTATTATGCCTGATAGCTGCTATTTTTACCATGTGTAAAATAGtaaagaggaaaagaaatagaaggaTGAAGGAGaaattttttataagaaatgGAGGTGTATTGTTACAACAACAGTTATCTGCTGATGGTGTCATTGAAAGAACAAGTATTTTCACAAAAAGCGAGTTGTCCAAGGCCACTAACCGATTCAGTGAAGATCGAATACTTGGACAAGGTGGACAAGGAACAGTTTACAAAGGAATGCTTACTGATGGAAAAATTGTAGCAATCAAAAAGTCAATGAAGGTGGATGAAAGCCAGATAGAACCATTCATCAATGAGGTTATCGTTCTTTCACAAGTCAATCACAGGAATATAGTAAAACTACTAGGTTGCTGTTTAGAGACAGAAGTTCCTCTATTGGTCTATGAATTTATCCCTAATGGCACCCTCTCTAGCCTCATTCATAATCAGATTGATGATTCAATCCCCTTCACTTGGAACTTCAGACTAGGAATAGCAGGTGAAGTAGCAGGAGCATTGGCATATTTACACTCGGCAATCGCAATTCCTATCTATCATAGAGACGTCAAGTCCAACAATATACTTTTGGATGAGAAGTACATAGCCAAAGTATCAGATTTTGGAACCTCAAGGTCCATTGAAGCTGATAAAACTCATACAACTACACTCGTCATAGGTACTTTTGGCTACTTGGATCCGGAATACTTTCAGTCAAGCCAATTTACTGAGAAAAGTGATGTCTACAGTTTTGGGGTTGTTCTTGTTGAGCTCTTGACAAGAAAAAAACCCATATCAGCGTCTGAATCAGAAGAAGACAGTCACTTAAACTTGGCCACAAGGTTTTTGACCCTGATGGATGAAAATCGTGTCGACAGTATTCTTGATCGTCAACTTCTACATGAGAGCATGGAGGAAGAGATTATGGCTGTTGCCAAACTGGCTCAAAGATGCCTGGATTTAAATGGGAAAAACAGGCCAACTATGAAGGAAGTAGCCATTGAGTTGGAAAACATTAAAAGGGCAGCAAAAGGTTCAACTGTTCACAGCCAACTGTTCAAGCAAGGAGAGTGTGAATCTGTTTTGTTAGCTGATACTGAAACTTCATGGACAGCCGAAAGTGATAGCACAGATGCCGTTCCACTAGTATGGCATACAGTTTAA